AGGTCACAGAGGCGTTGACAAATGACCAAGCCTAAGCCAGTGCCCCCATACTTGCGTGTTGTCGAGGCATCGCCCTGGCTGAAGGGTTTGAACAGACGGGGCATTTGTTCTAGGGGAATGCCGATACCTGTATCTCGAACCGCAAACTTCAGTTCATAGGTCTCTCCCGTTAGCTTGCGGTCAGCCTCCAAGAGCGGTTCCTGTGGGACTGGTTCTGCTGCTGTTTCATCACGGTTGTTGAACGGCGGCGGCTGGATTGGACGGGCATTGACGGTAATAGCGATCTCCCCCGTGGGTGTGAACTTAATGGCGTTATTGAGGAGATTGACGAGAATTTGGCGCAACCGAATGCGATCGCCCATGATCCAGGTGGGGACTAGTGGATCGATCTCGGAGGTCAATGTCAGTCCTTTTTCAGCTGCCTGACGCACAAATAAATTAAGGCATTCTTGGACACACCTGCTTAACTCAAAGGGGTGTGCTTCCAAGGTCATCTCACCCGACTCGATTTTGGAAAAATCTAAAATGTCGTTGATAATCGTCAGCAATGATTCGCCGCTGGAATGGATGGTGGCTAACAGTTCCCGTTGTTGCCCATCGGTGGCAGTATTCAGGAGTACCGCTGTGAGCCCAATTACGGCATTCATTGGGGTGCGGATTTCATGACTCATGGTGGCAAGGAATTCACTCTTCGCATGATTTGCAACTTCTGCCGCAATCCGAGCTTGTTGTAAATCCTCTTGGGTTTGCTGCAAAGTTGTTAACATCGTGTTCATGGTGTTGCCAAATTGGGCTAATTCATCCTGCCCTGGAATTTCGATACGGACAGATAAATCTCCATCCGCACTGACGCTACTAACGAAGGTATGCAATTGAGTCAGCCGAGAGAGGACGACTTTTTCTAACAGCACCAGAACGGTAATCGTTAACCCCAGGCCAACCACCAGTAATGAGACCGCCAAAAATTGCAAACTCACCTGGGCTTGTTGATAAATCGGTCGAGGCCCCTGAATTTGTAACAGGAGTGCGGGTTGACCCTCAATATTGTTGACCAAGGTATACCCCGCGATCGCCTGATCATTCAGGGGCTGAATCACCATTGCATTTTGTGCATTTTGGGACTCTTTGGCATTGGATTGGGGGGCATGCCGATTCTGGTTTTTTAGATGCGTCCAGATGGGTTGTAGGTCTGGGGGCAATTGCTTTAGGTCATAGATGTTCAGAGAGAGTTGGGTGAGTTTAGCCAACTTATTGACTGCCGTTGAGTCTAAATATCGGCCCATGACAACCCACCCCTTTTGGGGTCCCTTATTGTCACTGGTGAGAATAGGAGTGGCAACTACCAGCATCGGATGGTCGAGTAGGATAATACCCTGGATGGGGTGGTCTAGGATTACTGGCAATTGCGGGGCGGAGACCTCCTGTTGTTTCATATTCAAGGCTTTGCTGAAAACAACCCGT
The Neosynechococcus sphagnicola sy1 DNA segment above includes these coding regions:
- a CDS encoding CHASE4 domain-containing protein, whose protein sequence is MKLRQKTLLIVGGALMSLTAVLYATSFAIVLNRYQQVEEQEMRLNVIRTLEALQNELETLQVTSTDYSAWDDTYDFMETPSQEYLVSNYTYLTIVQLQLNLLLLVSSNGRVVFSKALNMKQQEVSAPQLPVILDHPIQGIILLDHPMLVVATPILTSDNKGPQKGWVVMGRYLDSTAVNKLAKLTQLSLNIYDLKQLPPDLQPIWTHLKNQNRHAPQSNAKESQNAQNAMVIQPLNDQAIAGYTLVNNIEGQPALLLQIQGPRPIYQQAQVSLQFLAVSLLVVGLGLTITVLVLLEKVVLSRLTQLHTFVSSVSADGDLSVRIEIPGQDELAQFGNTMNTMLTTLQQTQEDLQQARIAAEVANHAKSEFLATMSHEIRTPMNAVIGLTAVLLNTATDGQQRELLATIHSSGESLLTIINDILDFSKIESGEMTLEAHPFELSRCVQECLNLFVRQAAEKGLTLTSEIDPLVPTWIMGDRIRLRQILVNLLNNAIKFTPTGEIAITVNARPIQPPPFNNRDETAAEPVPQEPLLEADRKLTGETYELKFAVRDTGIGIPLEQMPRLFKPFSQGDASTTRKYGGTGLGLVICQRLCDLMQGRIWVESQVGNGSTFWFTMVTSAIPDSLMPTQLVRPTDRVRDGKTAMTPNLTPQQTPPAGLPTLCLLTPQDFGRRG